A portion of the Methanobrevibacter sp. TMH8 genome contains these proteins:
- the gdhA gene encoding NADP-specific glutamate dehydrogenase — MSYVRDVLEDLKKKNEDQPEFIQAATEILESLEPVFEKHPEYQNTGLLERYVEPERIVIFRVPWIDDNGKVRVNRGYRVQFNSAIGPYKGGLRFHKSVNLSIIKFLGFEQILKNSLTGMNIGGGKGGSDFDPKGKSDNEVMRFCQSFMTELYNYIGPDTDVPAGDIGVGSREVGYLFGQYNRIAHEHHCVLTGSGLEYGGSLVRTEATGYGLIYITEEAMKDRGDSFEGKKVVVSGSGNVAIYAAEKAIMLGATVIAMSDSSGYIYDENGIQVPFVKEIKEIKRGRISDYLNYFSKDNLTAKFVEGSMNIWDLKCDVALPCATQNELDGIAAEKLVASKTKYLSEGANMPCTLEATNILQNNGVVYIPGKAANAGGVATSALEMAQRSSRLCWSFEEVDRRLKNIMINIYRSIDSAAREYDQEGNYVIGSNIAGFIKVANAMMAQGVV; from the coding sequence ATGTCATATGTACGTGATGTTTTAGAAGATTTAAAGAAGAAAAACGAGGATCAACCAGAATTTATTCAAGCTGCAACTGAAATACTAGAGTCTCTTGAGCCAGTATTTGAAAAACACCCGGAATACCAGAATACAGGGCTTCTTGAAAGATATGTTGAACCAGAGAGAATTGTAATTTTTAGGGTGCCATGGATTGATGATAATGGAAAAGTAAGAGTAAATAGAGGATATCGTGTACAATTTAACAGTGCTATCGGACCATATAAAGGAGGACTCCGTTTTCACAAATCTGTAAACCTATCTATCATTAAATTCCTTGGATTTGAACAAATATTGAAAAATAGTCTTACTGGAATGAATATAGGTGGTGGAAAAGGAGGGAGTGACTTTGATCCTAAAGGAAAATCTGATAATGAAGTTATGAGATTTTGTCAAAGTTTCATGACTGAACTTTATAATTATATTGGTCCTGATACTGATGTTCCAGCTGGAGATATAGGTGTGGGCTCTAGGGAAGTTGGATATTTATTTGGACAATACAATAGAATAGCGCATGAACATCACTGTGTATTAACTGGTAGTGGGTTAGAATATGGTGGATCTCTTGTTCGTACTGAAGCTACTGGTTATGGTCTTATTTACATTACAGAAGAAGCAATGAAAGACAGAGGAGATAGTTTTGAAGGTAAAAAAGTTGTTGTTTCAGGTTCTGGAAATGTAGCTATTTACGCAGCTGAAAAAGCTATTATGTTAGGTGCTACTGTCATAGCTATGTCTGATTCTTCTGGTTATATTTATGATGAAAATGGTATTCAAGTTCCATTTGTTAAAGAAATTAAAGAAATTAAACGTGGAAGAATATCTGATTACTTGAATTATTTCTCAAAAGATAATCTAACTGCTAAATTTGTTGAAGGTAGTATGAATATTTGGGATTTAAAATGTGATGTGGCATTACCTTGTGCTACTCAAAATGAATTAGATGGAATAGCAGCTGAAAAACTTGTTGCATCTAAAACTAAATACTTATCTGAAGGAGCTAACATGCCTTGTACTCTTGAAGCTACTAATATTTTACAAAATAATGGTGTTGTATATATTCCTGGAAAAGCAGCTAACGCAGGAGGTGTAGCTACAAGTGCATTAGAAATGGCTCAAAGAAGTTCTAGATTGTGTTGGTCCTTTGAAGAAGTTGATAGAAGATTGAAAAATATCATGATAAATATTTATAGAAGCATTGATAGTGCAGCTAGGGAATATGATCAAGAAGGAAATTATGTTATTGGTTCTAATATAGCTGGTTTCATAAAAGTAGCTAATGCTATGATGGCTCAAGGTGTAGTTTAA
- a CDS encoding TIGR02253 family HAD-type hydrolase, which translates to MEKAIFFDIDGTLLDTSSFAELARRAAIDVMIENGLPSTQDEAYELLKEIIAEKGSNYNKHFNVLTKRMCGEESNLLIALGMVTYHNVKFALLRPFPKTMDVLVYLKNKGYKLGVISNGITIKQWEKLVRLDIHYFFDEVITSEEVGSEKPEKKIFEEAMNRMKCTPENSLMIGNKLGIDIMGAVYAGMSGILVNSDLDDIISMKALENFDIEIIETIGDLSKIL; encoded by the coding sequence ATGGAAAAAGCGATTTTTTTTGATATTGATGGAACTTTATTAGATACTTCTAGTTTTGCAGAGTTAGCTAGAAGAGCAGCTATTGATGTAATGATTGAAAATGGCTTACCTTCAACTCAAGATGAAGCATATGAATTATTAAAAGAAATAATTGCAGAAAAAGGCTCTAACTATAATAAACACTTTAATGTTCTTACAAAAAGAATGTGTGGAGAAGAAAGCAATTTATTAATAGCTTTAGGAATGGTTACATATCATAATGTGAAATTTGCCCTTCTTAGACCATTCCCAAAAACAATGGATGTGCTTGTTTATCTTAAGAATAAAGGTTATAAATTAGGTGTAATTTCCAATGGAATAACTATAAAACAGTGGGAAAAGTTAGTTAGATTAGATATTCATTATTTTTTTGATGAAGTTATTACTTCAGAAGAAGTAGGATCTGAAAAACCAGAAAAGAAAATATTTGAAGAAGCTATGAATAGAATGAAATGCACTCCAGAAAACAGCCTTATGATTGGAAACAAGCTTGGAATTGATATCATGGGAGCAGTATATGCAGGAATGTCAGGTATTTTAGTAAATTCTGATCTTGATGATATTATATCAATGAAAGCTTTAGAAAATTTTGATATTGAAATAATTGAAACTATTGGAGACCTATCTAAAATTCTTTAA
- a CDS encoding DUF4013 domain-containing protein: MILEILKDSLTYSLKDFNIIARLGILNLLSFLIVPFFLVQGYSYNITTIGVNSIIHGKYEIPPFENWKNMFVNGIKRTLVMLIYSIPALIISIWALLNPETIQLIIPSNLLYLDIGIEITAMIFLWIFTFILIMVAIPHMIHRKSLKAAFNIKELITIIKSVGFLEYIYFVAWWIIIASGVIFLSFVAVEIFVSILNFIYLIIFSQIISLSFMNISFDMYLFGLVLILLVYPFLLIVESRATASMYNLN; the protein is encoded by the coding sequence ATGATATTAGAGATATTAAAAGATTCATTGACATATTCCCTTAAAGATTTTAATATTATTGCTAGATTGGGAATATTAAATTTGTTAAGCTTTTTAATTGTTCCATTTTTCCTTGTTCAAGGTTATTCATATAATATAACCACCATTGGTGTTAATTCAATAATCCACGGAAAATATGAGATTCCTCCATTTGAAAACTGGAAAAATATGTTTGTAAATGGAATAAAGCGAACATTAGTCATGTTAATTTACTCAATTCCTGCTCTTATAATATCAATTTGGGCCCTACTTAATCCAGAAACTATTCAACTTATTATTCCTTCAAATCTCCTTTATTTAGATATTGGGATAGAAATTACAGCTATGATTTTCCTTTGGATATTTACATTCATCTTGATTATGGTAGCTATCCCCCATATGATCCATAGGAAATCATTGAAAGCAGCTTTTAATATAAAAGAGCTAATAACCATAATTAAATCTGTAGGTTTCTTAGAATATATCTATTTTGTTGCTTGGTGGATAATTATTGCTAGTGGTGTAATATTCCTAAGTTTTGTAGCTGTAGAAATCTTTGTTTCAATATTAAATTTCATCTATTTGATTATATTTTCACAAATTATATCTCTAAGTTTCATGAATATATCTTTTGACATGTATCTATTTGGATTAGTACTAATTCTATTAGTTTATCCATTCTTACTTATTGTTGAAAGTAGAGCAACAGCATCAATGTATAATCTTAACTAA